A part of Liolophura sinensis isolate JHLJ2023 chromosome 1, CUHK_Ljap_v2, whole genome shotgun sequence genomic DNA contains:
- the LOC135461438 gene encoding uncharacterized protein LOC135461438: MSLVGDRLEGGAYTGRPKLSLSEESGASGQYDSGYRTSTGKTVTTTGIGDSQLETGSVTGTEAVYSRASPNVIHVGDPTSNYTTVIIVTSDDTYGNTRIELTPQCPMEENHHNAEETTQAPIQAHDCDRNAKTGSLLKSVHFQHESSHDEEAVREGCQTSPTEGVDVTPGRRPSDIIMSSNKTKCSHALPQTAPGKPKVPPPPRMSTENESGQSSCKPSSTANNKSCHPPKRPDKLPECKEAYKASLGSVTGVHRRCSDVTNIDGRLSKVWTGAPVSYNDSPSKNVECSSKGGRIKELQQVLMKQANPFSPAVKKPQDDTPENNTRPRSTSAPQVMPSAAVMQMAARKASLISNDSGPRSPPCVDHRPPAPPPPLHTCSHAPNPAPRVLPAPPPLQTSGPPPRPPPPTTSPPPRPPPPVLPSSFPFSPPPPPPPLPPPTYVSSTLPLVNRRNNSPTESSTSGGRQTAKYNESAMGTKTEPVDDDTRIRMADIKNMLQRAGTLPGERNRNYGSLPDLQLVGRKDRDLSSSRTGGRKSRDESGRREDRKRGGNRKSSSKPRSSTPSERTSVSGSSTRSPKLPHKNKNYKPLLAEYFRSEDVIDGVVYGTV; encoded by the exons ATGAGTCTTGTCGGGGATAGACTTGAGGGTGGGGCTTACACTGGCCGACCTAAGCTGAGCTTGTCGGAGGAGTCTGGAGCATCTGGTCAGTACGACTCGGGCT ATCGGACGAGTACTGGGAAGACTGTGACTACTACTGGTATCGGTGACAGCCAGCTGGAAACAGGGTCCGTGACAGGAACAGAGGCCGTCTACTCCCGAGCATCTCCTAATGTCATCCACGTGGGGGACCCAACCTCTAACTACACCACGGTGATTATTGTCACCAGTGATGACACATACGGGAACACACGTATAGAGCTCACACCCCAATGTCCCATGGAAGAGAACCACCATAACGCGGAGGAAACCACCCAGGCCCCAATCCAGGCGCACGACTGTGATAGAAATGCTAAAACTGGAAGTTTGTTAAAATCAGTGCATTTTCAGCACGAATCTTCCCATGATGAAGAGGCTGTGAGAGAAGGCTGTCAGACAAGCCCCACCGAAGGGGTGGATGTAACCCCCGGGCGGAGGCCCAGTGATATAATCATGTCTTCCAACAAAACTAAGTGCTCTCATGCTCTCCCACAGACAGCCCCGGGTAAGCCCAAGGTGCCCCCTCCCCCTCGGATGTCGACGGAGAATGAGTCTGGCCAGTCTTCGTGTAAACCTTCCAGTACCGCCAATAATAAATCTTGTCACCCTCCGAAGAGGCCAGACAAACTGCCTGAATGTAAGGAGGCTTATAAAGCGAGCTTAGGTTCCGTTACTGGTGTCCACAGGCGTTGCTCGGATGTTACCAATATTGATGGCAGACTGAGTAAAGTGTGGACTGGGGCTCCAGTGTCATACAATGACAGCCCTTCCAAAAATGTAGAATGTTCCTCGAAGGGTGGACGTATAAAGGAGCTACAGCAAGTGTTAATGAAACAGGCTAACCCTTTCTCGCCTGCGGTGAAGAAGCCTCAAGACGATACCCCAGAAAATAATACTCGACCTCGATCAACGTCAGCACCACAAGTGATGCCATCAGCTGCTGTCATGCAAATGGCAGCCAGGAAAGCTTCTCTGATCAGCAACGACAGTGGCCCTAGGTCCCCACCCTGTGTAGATCATAGGCCCCCTGCCCCACCGCCTCCACTCCACACATGCAGCCATGCACCCAATCCTGCCCCGCGTGTTCTACCAGCACCACCCCCTCTCCAAACATCCGGGCCACCCCCACGACCCCCTCCGCCAACCACATCTCCTCCTCCTCGCCCGCCACCGCCGGTTTTACCTTCTTCATTCCCCTTTTCACCACCGCCACCACCGCCACCGCTCCCACCACCCACGTATGTGTCTTCTACCTTGCCTTTGGTGAATCGCAGAAATAATTCCCCCACGGAGTCTAGCACATCAGGGGGCAGACAGACCGCTAAATACAACGAGAGTGCTATGGGCACGAAAACTGAGCCAGTGGATGACGACACTCGCATTCGCATGGCAGACATCAAAAATATGCTTCAGCGAGCCGGAACGTTACCCGGCGAAAGAAACAGAAATTATGGAAGCTTGCCCGATCTTCAGCTTGTTGGTAGAAAAGACAGAGACTTGTCATCTTCTAGGACAGGAGGTAGAAAAAGTCGCGATGAGAGCGGAAGGCGGGAAGACCGGAAGAGGGGCGGCAACCGGAAGAGTTCTTCTAAGCCTAGATCTAGCACTCCTAGTGAGAGAACATCTGTGTCGGGAAGTTCCACCAGGTCCCCCAAATTACCACATAAAAATAAG AACTACAAACCTCTCCTAGCTGAATATTTCAGATCGGAAGATGTCATTGATGGAGTGGTTTACGGAACAGTGTAA